The proteins below are encoded in one region of Rhododendron vialii isolate Sample 1 chromosome 7a, ASM3025357v1:
- the LOC131332708 gene encoding putative receptor-like protein kinase At3g47110, with protein MRPRLMMVRLYYRGHDRSLHINLNGNNLGGEIPVVVSSLPSLTRLGLAQNNFRGSIPASIGNLSALSMLSLAANKLIGSIPFKLGRLFKLQFLQLSFNNLTGMVPTKLYNMSSLRLVSLAVNQLHGSLAPDFGLALPKLQERNNLSEKIPSSIRNLSQLSILVLAENKLEERIPYSLGNFNRLLGLDLSFNNLTGTIPGQIFGLSSLAIGLFLDGNQLTGPMPTQIGNLRILGKLDLSENKLSGGIPETLSSFQVLEFLSLAGNHFEGNILESLNQLKGIQFVDLSRNNLSGQIPEILGELTSSQSLNLSYNMFEGEVPNNGLFKNISAFSVVGNSKLCGGVEELLLPACPAKELQKKKGPLNNKVIIPVITMSFIVAMILCVATIIFRIKRSRRETSSANPFQSKFPKLSYAELHQATNGFSSNNLIGEGEYGFVYKGILNSTGQTVAVKVLKLHERGGNKSFQVECEALKNIRHRNLVKIITSCSSTDFKRNDFKAFVFEFMENGSLDNWLYPGSLHEQQRTASLNLIQRVNIAIDVASALDYLHYH; from the exons atgaggcctcggttaatgaTGGTTCGGTTATATTACCGAGGTCATGATCGAAGCCTCCACATAAACCTAAATGGTAACAACCTAGGAGGCGAAATACCTGTTGTGGTGAGCTCTCTACCTAGTCTCACACGACTAGGACTTGCCCAAAACAATTTCAGAGGATCGATACCAGCCTCAATCGGAAATCTCTCTGCACTGTCTATGCTTTCTTTGGCGGCCAACAAGCTAATCGGAAGCATTCCTTTCAAACTTGGACGACTTTTCAAATTACAATTTCTTCAGCTGTCTTTTAACAACTTGACTGGTATGGTTCCTACCAAGCTTTACAACATGTCGTCACTCAGATTAGTTTCTCTAGCCGTGAACCAATTGCATGGAAGCCTTGCCCCAGATTTCGGTTTGGCTCTTCCAAAGCTACAAGAG AGAAATAACCTCTCTGAAAAAATCCCATCCTCCATTAGAAACCTTAGCCAGCTAAGCATCCTTGTCCTTGCTGAAAATAAGCTAGAGGAAAGGATACCTTATTCCTTGGGGAATTTTAACCGTCTTCTGGGACTTGATCTCTCGTTCAATAACCTCACCGGAACGATACCTGGGCAAATCTTCGGGCTTTCATCCCTAGCTATTGGTCTCTTCCTAGATGGTAATCAACTAACAGGACCGATGCCAACGCAAATCGGTAACTTGAGAATTCTCGGAAAGCTGGACTTATCAGAAAACAAATTATCAGGAGGTATTCCAGAAACTCTTAGCAGTTTCCAAGTGTTGGAATTCCTTTCCCTTGCGGGAAATCATTTTGAAGGCAATATTCTCGAATCCCTCAATCAACTGAAAGGTATTCAATTCGTAGATCTGTCTCGCAATAACTTGTCTGGACAAATTCCTGAGATTTTAGGAGAGTTGACTTCATCTCAAAGTCTCAACCTGTCATACAACATGTTCGAAGGTGAAGTTCCAAACAATGGATTGTTCAAGAATATTAGTGCCTTTTCAGTTGTCGGAAATAGCAAGCTGTGCGGAGGAGTTGAAGAACTACTACTTCCTGCATGTCCAGCAAAAGAAttgcagaaaaagaaaggacCTCTCAACAATAAAGTGATAATCCCTGTAATCACAATGTCATTTATTGTTGCGATGATACTCTGTGTCGCAACAATTATTTTTCGAATCAAAAGATCGAGACGAGAAACTTCTTCGGCCAATCCTTTCCAAAGCAAGTTCCCGAAACTATCTTATGCAGAACTTCACCAAGCAACAAATGGGTTCTCTTCCAACAACTTGATAGGTGAGGGAGAATATGGTTTTGTTTACAAAGGGATTCTCAACTCTACTGGACAAACAGTTGCTGTGAAGGTATTGAAACTTCATGAACGTGGAGGGAATAAGAGTTTCCAAGTAGAATGTGAAGCGCTCAAGAACATTCGCCATCGCAATCTCGTCAAGATAATCACATCTTGCTCAAGCACCGATTTTAAGCGCAATGATTTCAAGGCTTTCGTTTTCGAATTCATGGAAAACGGGAGCTTAGATAACTGGTTATACCCAGGAAGTCTTCATGAGCAACAGAGAACTGCGAGCTTGAACCTCATTCAACGTGTAAATATCGCCATTGATGTGGCCTCTGCATTGGATTATCTTCACTATCATTGA
- the LOC131332709 gene encoding uncharacterized protein LOC131332709, with translation MDSENKISVTTTDINKPFRFEGLHFKRWKQKMFFFLTTQKLAAYCDSTKHVAANPPTTENTKEISKWTNEDFLCKNYILNALTDELYDYYSTFDTAKELWDALQKKYDTEEAGTKKYVVHRYLKFSMIDEKSVVSQAHDLQKIAHEILTEGMSICEQFQFAVLIDKLPPSWKDFKKDLRHKSKDFSMENLIVRLRIEEEARKQDQKDEVLFVANKKNHSSAVLKPKGGITKPNQN, from the coding sequence ATGGATTCTGAAAACAAGATCTCCGTTACCACTACTGATATCAACAAACCTTTTCGATTTGAGGGGCTGCATTTTAAACGTTGGAAGCAAAAGATGTTTTTCTTTCTGACTACTCAAAAACTTGCTGCATACTGTGATTCGACTAAACATGTTGCTGCGAATCCACCTACTACTGAAAACAccaaagaaatttcaaaatggaCCAATGAAGATTTTTTGTGCAAGAACTATATTCTGAATGCTTTGACTGATGAGCTTTACGATTATTATTCCACCTTTGACACTGCTAAAGAACTTTGGGATGCCCTCCAGAAAAAGTATGACACCGAAGAGGCTGGGACTAAGAAATATGTTGTTCATCGTTACTTGAAGTTTTCAATGATTGATGAAAAATCCGTGGTTTCCCAGGCTCACGATTTACAGAAAATTGCTCATGAAATTCTTACTGAGGGCATGTCTATTTGTGAACAATTTCAGTTTGCTGTTCTTATTGATAAACTGCCTCCTAGTTGGAAAGACTTTAAAAAAGATCTCCGTCATAAGTCAAAAGATTTTTCAATGGAAAATTTGATTGTTCGGCTCCGAATTGAGGAGGAGGCACGGAAACAGGATCAGAAGGATGAGGTTCTCTTTGTTGCAAACAAAAAGAACCACAGTTCGGCTGTGCTCAAACCGAAAGGAGGAATTACGAAGCCAAATCAGAACTAG
- the LOC131333792 gene encoding uncharacterized protein LOC131333792 isoform X3, producing the protein MSKSPKSMMKVSRELLCSEMEKKGQIADESRHNGFRCAAYARKQLGIQRGAEYLDNCFEKISEDEQFELDKAQVVKEIAALESQARP; encoded by the exons ATGTCTAAATCACCAAAATCAATGATGAAGGTGTCAAGAGAGCTGCTATGTTCAGAAATGGAGAAGAAGGGACAAATTGCAGACGAGTCCA GACACAATGGTTTCAGGTGTGCTGCATATGCACGGAAGCAGTTGGGCATACAACGAGGCGCCGAATATCTTGacaattgttttgaaaagaTTTCAG AAGATGAACAATTCGAGTTGGACAAAGCTCAGGTTGTCAAAGAAATTGCAGCACTTGAATCCCAAGCCCGTCCATGA
- the LOC131333792 gene encoding uncharacterized protein LOC131333792 isoform X1, with protein MSKSPKSMMKVSRELLCSEMEKKGQIADESKVGGIQDTMVSGVLHMHGSSWAYNEAPNILTIVLKRFQKMNNSSWTKLRLSKKLQHLNPKPVHDLAFLYVQRRENGAQVH; from the exons ATGTCTAAATCACCAAAATCAATGATGAAGGTGTCAAGAGAGCTGCTATGTTCAGAAATGGAGAAGAAGGGACAAATTGCAGACGAGTCCA AAGTTGGTGGAATACAGGACACAATGGTTTCAGGTGTGCTGCATATGCACGGAAGCAGTTGGGCATACAACGAGGCGCCGAATATCTTGacaattgttttgaaaagaTTTCAG AAGATGAACAATTCGAGTTGGACAAAGCTCAGGTTGTCAAAGAAATTGCAGCACTTGAATCCCAAGCCCGTCCATGACTTGGCTTTCTTGTATGTACAACGTCGTGAGAACGGTGCACAAGTTCACTAG
- the LOC131333792 gene encoding uncharacterized protein LOC131333792 isoform X2, protein MSKSPKSMMKVSRELLCSEMEKKGQIADESIGGIQDTMVSGVLHMHGSSWAYNEAPNILTIVLKRFQKMNNSSWTKLRLSKKLQHLNPKPVHDLAFLYVQRRENGAQVH, encoded by the exons ATGTCTAAATCACCAAAATCAATGATGAAGGTGTCAAGAGAGCTGCTATGTTCAGAAATGGAGAAGAAGGGACAAATTGCAGACGAGTCCA TTGGTGGAATACAGGACACAATGGTTTCAGGTGTGCTGCATATGCACGGAAGCAGTTGGGCATACAACGAGGCGCCGAATATCTTGacaattgttttgaaaagaTTTCAG AAGATGAACAATTCGAGTTGGACAAAGCTCAGGTTGTCAAAGAAATTGCAGCACTTGAATCCCAAGCCCGTCCATGACTTGGCTTTCTTGTATGTACAACGTCGTGAGAACGGTGCACAAGTTCACTAG